Genomic segment of Actinomycetota bacterium:
CCGGCCGCCGGAAGCCCGCCGTGTCCACGAAACGAACGGCCCCACCCGGCCACTGCACGACCGCATCGACGGCGTCGCGCGTCGTGCCGGCGTCCTCGAACACGACCGAGCGCTCCTCCCCGACCAGCCGATTGAACAAGCTCGACTTGCCGACGTTCGGACGGCCGACGAGCGCGAAACGCGGCTCTCGTTCCTCCTCCGGCTCTCCCGGAAACGCGGGCAACAGGTCCACGATCCGGTCGAGGAGGTCTCCGGAGCCGCGCCCGTGCAGCGCCGAGACCGGAATGGGGTCGCCGAGCCCGAGACGGTGGAACTGCAACGAGTCGGTCTCCTCGCGTTCGGTGTCGATCTTGTTGACCGCAACGAGCACGGGAACGGCGACGCTGCGCAGCCGACGCGCAAGCGAGGCGTCCTCCTCGACCGGTCCGGTCTGCCCGTCGACCACCAACAGGATGAGATCCGCCTCGGCCGCGGCGCGCTCAGCCTGCCGGGCTACTTCCAAGTCCATCCCACGAGCGGCGTGCACGTAGCCGCCGGTGTCGATGATCCGGAAGGTCCTCCCCCGCCAGGTTGCCTCGAGCTCCACCCTGTCTCGCGTGACCCCCGGCGTCTCGTGCGCGATGGCCTCGCGTCGCCCGAGCAGGCGGTTGGCGAGTGTCGACTTTCCCACGTTCTGGCGCCCCACCAGGGCGACCGCGGGAAGGCTCATCAGCGCCCGGAGACGTCGGTTCGTTCGACACCGGCCCCGATCATCGACGTCCCCGCTGGGCGAGTCGGGCCCGCGTCGTCGCCAGGGCCTTCTCGTACACCTGGTCGGAGGTCATGCCGGTGGTGTCGATCGCAATGGCGTCGTCGGCCGGCCGGAACGGGTTCGTACGCGCGTCGAGCGCGTCCCTCGCCGAGAGCGCGTCGCCGACGGGCTCAGCCGGCGCGGTCCGCTCGTTGATGCGCCGCGAGATGCGTTCGGACTGGGCGGCCTGAAGGTAGAGCTTCACGTCCGCGTGAGGCGCCACGACCGC
This window contains:
- the der gene encoding ribosome biogenesis GTPase Der; translation: MSLPAVALVGRQNVGKSTLANRLLGRREAIAHETPGVTRDRVELEATWRGRTFRIIDTGGYVHAARGMDLEVARQAERAAAEADLILLVVDGQTGPVEEDASLARRLRSVAVPVLVAVNKIDTEREETDSLQFHRLGLGDPIPVSALHGRGSGDLLDRIVDLLPAFPGEPEEEREPRFALVGRPNVGKSSLFNRLVGEERSVVFEDAGTTRDAVDAVVQWPGGAVRFVDTAGFRRPAKVHGIEYFGFVRAERAIERAHVAVVVLDASDGFTAEDKRIAARVMEEGRGVLIAANKWDLVEEKDRTFKLLGEELAVYARATVLRTSARTGQGVHRLPPALLQVHDAWARRAPTAAVNDALQAAVSERPPPGGGRYRYGTQVTAGPPAFVIFGGRAPDAPYRRFLENRFRQAFDLDGVPIRLRFRPSRARARGR